One Kineococcus radiotolerans SRS30216 = ATCC BAA-149 DNA window includes the following coding sequences:
- a CDS encoding putative bifunctional diguanylate cyclase/phosphodiesterase, whose amino-acid sequence MHEPPAGVDLARAVLSAAVGLVVTDLRGRVLGVDEAFAGLLRRPSGEVLGRGLAEVLSSAEGAHDVEGTVARLLDGDPAVTGEVPVLRGDGVVFRARTLSSLATTSGGDAVVVLHLLDAHRERPRAPGDHDPLTRLPGRAAAVTDLTARLRAGTGLVGVLTCDLDRFRVVNESLGHAVGDEVLLTVARRLLAGVRGGDVVARLGDDEFAVVLAGLADAGEAVDVAHRLTRALAAPLEVPGPAGPQEIRCAVSTGLAVVDLAAPLQGAGPGAPELDAATLLRDANTALDAAKAAGGGCCRVFTDAMRRRAVRRLTVENDLRRALERGELRVHYQPVVRLADRRRTGFEALVRWEHPERGLLLPEEFLDVAEECGLVTAVDAAVLEEVLGFLARHPEGRVSVNTSARRLDGTFAPAVAHGLARHGLPPQRLAVELLETSLVPGDAVTERELHDLADLGVEVLLDDFGTGYSALSDLRRLPVGGLKLDRSFVGDLPADATSDRIAAAVVGLAVGFGLSSTCEGVETAAQAAHLAAQGWRSAQGSLFGAPAPEEHWFPSPAVPADGVRASA is encoded by the coding sequence GTGCACGAGCCACCGGCGGGGGTGGACCTCGCCCGGGCGGTCCTGTCCGCCGCGGTGGGGCTGGTGGTGACCGACCTGCGGGGGCGGGTGCTGGGCGTCGACGAGGCCTTCGCGGGGCTGCTGCGCCGCCCGTCCGGCGAGGTCCTCGGGCGCGGGCTGGCCGAGGTGCTGTCCTCGGCCGAGGGCGCCCACGACGTCGAGGGCACGGTCGCGCGGCTGCTCGACGGGGACCCCGCCGTGACCGGCGAGGTCCCGGTGCTGCGGGGCGACGGGGTCGTCTTCCGCGCCCGGACCCTCTCCTCGCTGGCCACCACGTCCGGGGGGGACGCGGTGGTGGTGCTGCACCTGCTGGACGCGCACCGCGAGCGGCCGCGCGCGCCCGGCGACCACGACCCCCTGACCCGCCTGCCCGGCCGCGCCGCGGCGGTCACCGACCTCACCGCCCGGCTGCGCGCCGGGACCGGGCTGGTCGGCGTCCTGACCTGCGACCTCGACCGCTTCCGCGTCGTCAACGAGAGCCTGGGGCACGCCGTGGGCGACGAGGTCCTGCTCACCGTCGCCCGCCGCCTGCTGGCCGGGGTGCGCGGCGGGGACGTGGTGGCGCGCCTGGGCGACGACGAGTTCGCGGTGGTGCTCGCCGGGCTCGCCGACGCCGGGGAGGCCGTCGACGTGGCGCACCGGCTCACCCGCGCCCTCGCCGCGCCCCTGGAGGTCCCCGGCCCCGCGGGGCCGCAGGAGATCCGCTGCGCGGTGAGCACCGGGCTGGCCGTGGTCGACCTGGCGGCGCCCCTGCAGGGGGCCGGGCCCGGCGCGCCGGAGCTGGACGCGGCCACCCTGCTGCGCGACGCGAACACCGCCCTGGACGCGGCGAAGGCCGCGGGCGGCGGCTGCTGCCGGGTCTTCACCGACGCCATGCGCCGCCGCGCCGTCCGCCGCCTCACCGTCGAGAACGACCTGCGCCGCGCCCTGGAGCGCGGGGAGCTGCGGGTCCACTACCAGCCCGTGGTGCGGCTCGCGGACCGGCGGCGGACCGGGTTCGAGGCGCTGGTGCGGTGGGAGCACCCCGAGCGCGGGCTGCTGCTGCCCGAGGAGTTCCTCGACGTGGCCGAGGAGTGCGGCCTGGTGACGGCCGTCGACGCCGCCGTCCTGGAGGAGGTGCTGGGCTTCCTCGCCCGCCACCCCGAGGGGCGGGTGTCGGTGAACACCTCCGCCCGCCGCCTGGACGGGACGTTCGCGCCGGCCGTGGCCCACGGGCTGGCCCGGCACGGGCTCCCCCCGCAGCGCCTGGCCGTCGAGCTGCTCGAGACGTCCCTGGTCCCCGGCGACGCCGTCACCGAGCGCGAGCTGCACGACCTGGCCGACCTCGGCGTCGAGGTCCTCCTCGACGACTTCGGCACGGGCTACTCGGCGCTGTCCGACCTGCGCCGGCTGCCGGTGGGCGGGTTGAAGCTGGACCGCTCCTTCGTCGGCGACCTGCCCGCCGACGCGACCTCCGACCGCATCGCGGCCGCCGTGGTGGGCCTCGCCGTCGGCTTCGGGCTGTCCTCCACCTGCGAGGGCGTGGAGACCGCGGCCCAGGCCGCCCACCTGGCCGCGCAGGGGTGGCGCTCCGCCCAGGGCTCCCTCTTCGGGGCCCCCGCCCCCGAGGAGCACTGGTTCCCCAGCCCGGCGGTCCCCGCCGACGGGGTCCGGGCCTCGGCCTGA
- a CDS encoding phosphodiesterase — MIAGLFRTVAALRSAKALHPRGAVVEGTLVRSGLRRATGVPWIDEPGVDEVLVRFSRGGGLPEPLPDVHGIALRTTSPDGDPWDLLLATTLGRRVPWPRRRAEGVLHSSIAAFAAPCGPLLVGARSHEGGYLLAVAAPRGPWRVFAALHLDRDPARAPDRTLTFEPVLHAVPGLAIPPWWQRVREPGYAGSREGRRRSAGR; from the coding sequence GTGATCGCCGGACTGTTCCGCACCGTGGCCGCGCTGCGCTCGGCCAAGGCCCTGCACCCGCGCGGCGCCGTCGTCGAGGGCACGCTCGTCCGTTCCGGGCTGCGCCGCGCCACGGGGGTCCCCTGGATCGACGAACCCGGCGTCGACGAGGTGCTGGTGCGGTTCTCCCGCGGCGGGGGGTTGCCCGAACCGCTGCCCGACGTGCACGGGATCGCCCTGCGGACCACCTCCCCCGACGGCGACCCGTGGGACCTGCTGCTCGCCACCACCCTCGGCCGGCGCGTCCCCTGGCCCCGGCGCCGGGCGGAGGGGGTCCTGCACTCCAGCATCGCGGCCTTCGCCGCGCCCTGCGGCCCGCTGCTGGTGGGGGCCCGCTCGCACGAGGGGGGCTACCTGCTGGCCGTCGCCGCCCCGCGCGGTCCCTGGCGGGTGTTCGCCGCGCTGCACCTGGACCGGGACCCGGCCCGGGCGCCGGACCGGACCCTCACCTTCGAGCCGGTCCTGCACGCCGTCCCCGGGCTGGCGATCCCGCCGTGGTGGCAGCGGGTGCGCGAACCCGGGTACGCCGGGTCGCGGGAGGGGCGCCGGCGCTCCGCGGGCCGCTGA
- a CDS encoding spore photoproduct lyase family protein, whose translation MLTDAPAKPVLWTPRHVLVTASAQAEPHGRAILDRLAAAGVEDVTLLSGDRLPPLRGDDDRATYARAKKTLAVVTSAASKRRPTPIPPSADFSFPLAEGCPGHCQYCYLAGSLSGPPITRVYADLPRILAGLDEVVGTGGVTSGTQARGHEGTTFEASCYTDPLALEHVTGSLAATVTHFGTHEWPGPVQLRLTTKYDDVEGLLDLPHHGRTRIRASVNVADVERFEGGTARVRSRLHALGRLARAGYPVGLTIAPIMPVEDWAARYGELLDAAAAELPADADLTVECITHRFTPKSKDVQLGWYPRTKLDLEESTRTRKHGKFGAVKYVYDRDTMRELRTWFEAALPQRLPAARFLYWT comes from the coding sequence ATGCTCACCGACGCCCCCGCGAAGCCCGTCCTCTGGACCCCCCGCCACGTCCTCGTCACCGCGTCCGCGCAGGCCGAACCCCACGGCCGCGCCATCCTCGACCGCCTCGCCGCCGCCGGCGTCGAGGACGTCACCCTGCTGAGCGGGGACCGCCTCCCGCCGCTGCGCGGGGACGACGACCGCGCCACCTACGCCCGCGCCAAGAAGACGCTCGCCGTCGTCACCAGCGCCGCGTCCAAGCGCCGGCCCACGCCGATCCCGCCGAGCGCGGACTTCTCCTTCCCCCTCGCCGAGGGCTGCCCGGGGCACTGCCAGTACTGCTACCTGGCGGGGTCGCTGTCCGGGCCGCCGATCACCCGCGTCTACGCCGACCTGCCCCGGATCCTCGCCGGCCTCGACGAGGTCGTCGGCACCGGCGGGGTCACCTCGGGCACGCAGGCCCGCGGGCACGAGGGGACGACGTTCGAGGCGTCCTGCTACACCGACCCCCTCGCCCTGGAGCACGTCACGGGGTCGCTGGCCGCGACGGTCACCCACTTCGGCACCCACGAGTGGCCGGGCCCGGTGCAGCTGCGGCTGACGACGAAGTACGACGACGTCGAGGGCCTGCTGGACCTGCCCCACCACGGCCGCACCCGGATCCGCGCCTCGGTGAACGTCGCCGACGTGGAGCGCTTCGAGGGCGGCACGGCGCGCGTCCGTTCCCGCCTGCACGCCCTGGGCCGCCTGGCCCGCGCCGGGTACCCGGTGGGGCTGACCATCGCCCCGATCATGCCGGTGGAGGACTGGGCCGCGCGCTACGGCGAGCTCCTCGACGCCGCCGCGGCGGAGCTGCCTGCCGACGCGGACCTGACGGTGGAGTGCATCACCCACCGCTTCACGCCCAAGAGCAAGGACGTCCAGCTCGGCTGGTACCCGCGGACCAAGCTGGACCTGGAGGAGTCCACCCGCACCCGCAAGCACGGGAAGTTCGGCGCGGTGAAGTACGTCTACGACCGCGACACGATGCGCGAGCTGCGGACGTGGTTCGAGGCGGCGCTCCCGCAGCGGCTGCCGGCGGCCCGGTTCCTGTACTGGACCTGA
- a CDS encoding NAD(P)-dependent alcohol dehydrogenase produces the protein MRALVRHRYGATADVLRCERVDRPRPGPGEVLVQVRAAGVDRGVVHLVTGLPHPLRLAGYGLRAPRNPVVGGDLAGTVVALGDGVRRFRVGDEVYGTGHGTFAEYARADEGKLAPRPATASFEQAAAVPVSGTTALQAVRDHGRVRPGQQVLVIGAGGGVGSFAVQIARSSGAVVTGLTSPGKLDFVRSLGADTVLDRTADALPERRYDVVLDTGGGTPVSRLRRALTPTGTLVIVGGETGGRVLGGVQRQLGATLLSPFVRHRLGTFVARENAADLAVLAGLVDSGRLVPAVDRVLPLASAPEALALLCAGSVRGKLVLSV, from the coding sequence ATGCGCGCCCTGGTGCGCCACCGCTACGGCGCGACGGCCGACGTCCTGCGCTGCGAACGGGTCGACCGCCCGCGCCCCGGGCCGGGCGAGGTGCTCGTGCAGGTGCGCGCCGCCGGCGTCGACCGGGGCGTGGTCCACCTCGTCACGGGCCTGCCCCACCCGCTGCGGCTCGCCGGGTACGGCCTCCGCGCCCCGCGCAACCCCGTCGTCGGCGGCGACCTCGCCGGTACGGTCGTGGCCCTCGGCGACGGCGTGCGGCGCTTCCGCGTCGGCGACGAGGTGTACGGGACCGGCCACGGCACCTTCGCCGAGTACGCCCGGGCCGACGAGGGGAAGCTGGCCCCGCGACCCGCGACGGCGAGCTTCGAGCAGGCCGCCGCGGTGCCCGTGTCGGGCACGACCGCGCTGCAGGCGGTCCGCGACCACGGCCGCGTCCGGCCCGGGCAGCAGGTCCTCGTGATCGGCGCCGGCGGCGGCGTCGGCTCCTTCGCCGTCCAGATCGCCCGGTCCTCCGGCGCCGTCGTCACCGGGCTCACCAGCCCGGGGAAGCTCGACTTCGTCCGCTCCCTCGGAGCCGACACCGTCCTCGACCGCACCGCGGACGCCCTGCCGGAGCGCCGCTACGACGTCGTCCTCGACACCGGCGGCGGCACCCCCGTCTCCCGGCTGCGCCGGGCGCTCACCCCCACCGGGACCCTCGTGATCGTCGGCGGGGAGACCGGCGGGCGCGTGCTGGGCGGGGTGCAGCGCCAGCTCGGCGCGACCCTGCTCTCCCCCTTCGTGCGCCACCGGCTCGGCACGTTCGTGGCCCGGGAGAACGCCGCCGACCTCGCGGTCCTCGCCGGGCTCGTCGACTCCGGCCGCCTCGTCCCGGCGGTGGACCGGGTGCTCCCGCTCGCCTCGGCCCCGGAAGCCCTCGCCCTGCTGTGCGCGGGGTCGGTGCGCGGCAAGCTCGTCCTCTCCGTCTGA
- a CDS encoding TetR/AcrR family transcriptional regulator C-terminal domain-containing protein, translating to MSRSRHPGAGAGTGAAGDEGRTRPRLSRSQVVRAAVALADESGLEALSMRKLGERLGVEAMSLYKHVANKDDLLDGMVDAVFAEFGSPVGGDGDDGDDGDWRDVVRRRAVSVRTVLARHPWAAPVVQSRAHPGPTALAHLDALIGVLRGAGFPVPLTAHALSVVDAYVHGFAVQERALPFDTEERSTEVAQRILAAVPPGEHPHFVEFSREHVLRPGYDHGGEFEWGLDLVLDGLERAFASTRGAGSPGGPAAGGEHDGPRGG from the coding sequence GTGAGCCGGTCAAGGCACCCAGGGGCGGGAGCGGGGACGGGAGCGGCCGGGGACGAGGGGCGCACCCGGCCGCGGCTGAGCCGCAGCCAGGTCGTGCGGGCCGCCGTGGCGCTGGCGGACGAGTCGGGCCTCGAGGCGCTCTCGATGCGCAAGCTCGGCGAGCGGCTCGGCGTGGAGGCCATGTCGCTGTACAAGCACGTGGCCAACAAGGACGACCTGCTCGACGGGATGGTCGACGCCGTGTTCGCCGAGTTCGGCTCCCCCGTCGGCGGCGACGGGGACGACGGCGACGACGGGGACTGGCGGGACGTGGTGCGCCGGCGCGCGGTCTCCGTGCGCACCGTCCTCGCCCGGCACCCGTGGGCGGCGCCGGTGGTGCAGTCGCGAGCGCACCCGGGACCGACCGCGCTCGCCCACCTGGACGCGCTCATCGGGGTCCTGCGCGGCGCGGGGTTCCCGGTCCCGCTCACGGCGCACGCCCTGTCGGTCGTCGACGCCTACGTCCACGGCTTCGCGGTGCAGGAGAGGGCGCTGCCCTTCGACACCGAGGAGCGCAGCACCGAGGTGGCGCAGCGGATCCTGGCGGCGGTGCCGCCCGGCGAGCACCCCCACTTCGTGGAGTTCTCGCGCGAGCACGTCCTGCGCCCCGGCTACGACCACGGCGGGGAGTTCGAGTGGGGGCTCGACCTGGTGCTCGACGGGCTCGAACGGGCCTTCGCGAGCACCCGCGGCGCCGGGTCGCCGGGTGGTCCCGCCGCCGGTGGCGAGCACGACGGCCCGCGAGGGGGGTGA
- a CDS encoding VOC family protein, translated as MNITASALSLNVEDVEASAAFLVEHFGFTLDGAADGYAGLSRPDAGMHLVYLRRGLATLPADQRDELARGQIVAFVVDDLEGELARLRAEGVEITMPLTVEEWGERAFQVRDPNGVVLQLVDWNG; from the coding sequence GTGAACATCACCGCCAGCGCCCTGTCCCTGAACGTCGAGGACGTCGAGGCGTCCGCCGCCTTCCTCGTCGAGCACTTCGGCTTCACCCTCGACGGCGCCGCCGACGGCTACGCCGGCCTCAGCCGGCCCGACGCCGGGATGCACCTGGTCTACCTGCGCCGGGGGCTCGCGACCCTGCCCGCCGACCAGCGCGACGAGCTCGCCCGCGGGCAGATCGTCGCCTTCGTCGTCGACGACCTGGAGGGGGAACTGGCCCGGCTGCGGGCGGAGGGCGTCGAGATCACCATGCCGCTGACCGTCGAGGAGTGGGGCGAGCGCGCCTTCCAGGTCCGCGACCCCAACGGGGTGGTCCTCCAGCTCGTCGACTGGAACGGCTGA
- a CDS encoding TetR/AcrR family transcriptional regulator C-terminal domain-containing protein, with product MSPDRVNAGDPARTLALLWRDPAAVPTRGPRRTHDLDAVVAAALALADEQGLPALTTRRVAERLGISTMSLYTYVADRAELLDLMLDAAYLGMDRTDTTGRPWRERLAAVATENRGLYEAHPWAAEVSTARPSLGPGQTAKYEHELAALDDAGGEGGLDDVTRDACLTHLLVFVRACARDAADARATAAESGSDREWWSSVAPLLTRVLDPVRYPRAVRVGAAAGEAAGSAHDPDRAYAFGLDRLLDGLAPLLDAPLS from the coding sequence GTGAGCCCCGACCGCGTCAACGCCGGCGACCCGGCCCGGACCCTCGCCCTGCTGTGGCGCGACCCCGCCGCCGTGCCCACCAGGGGACCGCGCCGCACCCACGACCTCGACGCCGTCGTCGCGGCCGCGCTCGCCCTCGCCGACGAGCAGGGCCTGCCCGCGCTGACCACCCGCCGGGTCGCCGAGCGCCTCGGGATCTCGACCATGTCGCTCTACACCTACGTCGCCGACCGCGCCGAGCTGCTCGACCTCATGCTCGACGCGGCCTACCTGGGCATGGACCGCACCGACACCACCGGCCGCCCCTGGCGCGAGCGGCTGGCCGCCGTCGCCACCGAGAACCGCGGCCTCTACGAGGCGCACCCCTGGGCCGCCGAGGTGTCCACCGCGCGGCCCTCCCTCGGCCCCGGCCAGACCGCCAAGTACGAGCACGAGCTCGCCGCCCTCGACGACGCGGGCGGCGAGGGGGGCCTCGACGACGTGACCCGCGACGCCTGCCTGACCCACCTGCTCGTCTTCGTCCGCGCCTGCGCCCGCGACGCCGCCGACGCCCGGGCCACCGCCGCGGAGTCCGGCAGCGACCGGGAGTGGTGGAGCTCGGTGGCACCCCTGCTGACGCGGGTGCTGGACCCGGTCCGCTACCCGCGCGCCGTCCGGGTCGGCGCGGCGGCCGGGGAGGCGGCCGGCAGCGCCCACGACCCCGACCGCGCCTACGCCTTCGGCCTCGACCGCCTCCTCGACGGCCTCGCCCCGCTGCTGGACGCCCCGCTCAGCTGA
- a CDS encoding acetamidase/formamidase family protein produces MAPHPLPPARRSLLRAAAGVSAGLGALTATATSAAAHRPVRVLQPGVLQPGRGPRRGVYVPSVPGNVLWGRLPNRDTEPSVVVASGAVVTLDTVSHEGILEDQGKDPRGYFSGFGVAPRDVLDDAAAIAASTPHDGPGPHVVNRPVAVTGALPGDVLKVEVLDLALRVPYGVISNRHGKGALPGELPERWEGDPALAEYFNVGGNVSVFTSVATSGGDLVGALPGPVPVRFPLAPFLGTMGVARDTSALVDSVPPTDAGGNIDIKDLVVGSTLYLPVRVPGAMFFVGDPHMAQGDGEVALTAMEGSLRATVRLTVVRPGEGGAPQQTARTPFAETPEHWIPVGLSDPDGPGGGAQGTDLGVAMRDAVRHALDFLTTDLGVPGPVAYAYLSAATDFHVSQVVDRTVGVHATIRKSDFPR; encoded by the coding sequence ATGGCTCCGCACCCCCTCCCCCCCGCCCGCCGGTCCCTGCTCCGCGCCGCCGCGGGGGTCAGCGCCGGCCTCGGCGCGCTGACCGCGACGGCGACCTCCGCCGCGGCCCACCGTCCCGTCCGCGTCCTGCAGCCCGGCGTCCTGCAGCCCGGTCGCGGACCCCGCCGCGGCGTCTACGTGCCCTCCGTCCCCGGCAACGTCCTCTGGGGCCGGCTGCCCAACCGCGACACCGAGCCGTCGGTGGTCGTCGCCTCCGGTGCCGTGGTGACCCTCGACACCGTGTCGCACGAGGGGATCCTGGAGGACCAGGGCAAGGACCCCCGCGGGTACTTCTCGGGTTTCGGCGTCGCCCCGCGCGACGTCCTCGACGACGCGGCGGCCATCGCCGCCTCCACCCCCCACGACGGTCCCGGCCCGCACGTGGTGAACCGCCCCGTGGCCGTCACGGGGGCGCTGCCCGGCGACGTGCTGAAGGTCGAGGTGCTCGACCTCGCCCTGCGGGTGCCCTACGGGGTGATCTCCAACCGCCACGGCAAAGGCGCGCTGCCCGGGGAGCTGCCCGAGCGGTGGGAGGGCGACCCGGCGCTGGCGGAGTACTTCAACGTCGGGGGGAACGTGAGCGTGTTCACCTCCGTCGCCACCAGCGGCGGGGACCTGGTGGGCGCCCTGCCCGGCCCGGTGCCGGTGCGGTTCCCGCTGGCGCCGTTCCTGGGCACGATGGGCGTCGCGCGCGACACCTCGGCGCTGGTCGACTCGGTGCCGCCCACCGACGCCGGCGGGAACATCGACATCAAGGACCTCGTGGTGGGCTCGACCCTCTACCTGCCGGTGCGGGTGCCGGGCGCGATGTTCTTCGTGGGCGACCCGCACATGGCCCAGGGCGACGGCGAGGTCGCGCTGACCGCGATGGAGGGGTCGCTGCGCGCGACCGTGCGCCTGACCGTGGTGCGCCCCGGCGAGGGCGGCGCCCCGCAGCAGACCGCCCGGACCCCCTTCGCCGAGACCCCCGAGCACTGGATCCCCGTGGGCCTCAGCGACCCCGACGGACCCGGGGGCGGGGCGCAGGGCACCGACCTCGGGGTGGCGATGCGCGACGCCGTGCGCCACGCGCTGGACTTCCTCACCACCGACCTCGGCGTGCCCGGACCGGTGGCCTACGCGTACCTGAGCGCGGCGACGGACTTCCACGTCTCGCAGGTCGTGGACCGGACCGTCGGGGTGCACGCCACGATCCGCAAGTCCGACTTCCCGCGCTGA
- a CDS encoding IclR family transcriptional regulator, producing the protein MATPNGAPTVAAALRILSFMAAQQGPVAAATLARSLDLPRSSVYRLLAELAGQGFVLHFPEARRYGLGIAAFELSSGYVRQEPVTRLGRPVLAALVDRVGESAHLAVLAGREVVYLVEERAPRRPALVTDVEVRLPSHLTASGRALLAALPREQVRALFPDPSAFTRRGAATQTAAGLRSELVATRARGYAVEDGEITEGLASVAVAVRDRSGWPVCSLALTFPAGDVDEARRSGFVEVLLRHAADLRRRLHGG; encoded by the coding sequence GTGGCCACGCCGAACGGAGCCCCGACGGTCGCGGCGGCGCTGCGGATCCTGTCGTTCATGGCGGCCCAGCAGGGGCCGGTGGCGGCGGCGACCCTGGCGCGGTCGCTGGACCTGCCGCGCTCCAGCGTCTACCGGTTGCTGGCGGAACTGGCCGGGCAGGGTTTCGTCCTGCACTTCCCCGAGGCCCGCCGCTACGGCCTGGGGATCGCCGCGTTCGAGCTGAGCTCGGGCTACGTGCGCCAGGAACCCGTCACCCGGCTGGGCCGGCCGGTGCTCGCGGCGCTGGTGGACCGGGTGGGCGAGAGCGCGCACCTGGCGGTGCTGGCCGGGCGCGAGGTCGTCTACCTGGTGGAGGAGCGCGCGCCGCGGCGCCCGGCGCTGGTCACCGACGTCGAGGTGCGGTTGCCGAGCCACCTCACCGCCAGCGGGCGGGCGCTGCTGGCCGCGCTGCCGCGCGAGCAGGTGCGGGCGCTGTTCCCGGACCCGTCGGCGTTCACCCGGCGCGGGGCGGCGACCCAGACCGCCGCCGGGCTGCGCTCGGAGCTGGTCGCGACCCGGGCCCGCGGGTACGCGGTGGAGGACGGGGAGATCACCGAGGGGCTGGCGTCGGTGGCGGTGGCGGTGCGCGACCGCAGCGGCTGGCCGGTGTGCAGCCTCGCGCTCACGTTCCCCGCCGGGGACGTCGACGAGGCCCGCCGGAGCGGGTTCGTCGAGGTGCTGCTGCGGCACGCGGCGGACCTGCGGCGGCGGCTGCACGGGGGCTGA
- the hutH gene encoding histidine ammonia-lyase, producing MRNVREVLVAAGPLSPADVVDVARHGARVGLDPAALAGVDASRARVEALAGDPEPHYGISTGFGALATRHIPLDRRTQLQRSLVRSHAAGSGPEVETEVVRATMLLRLSTLMTGRTGVRSATARAYAGLLNAHLTPVVPEHGSLGCSGDLAPLAHCALAVMGEGTVRTRDGVELPAAKALADAGLEPVVLAEKEGLALINGTDGMLGQLVLALDTLATLFATADVAAAMSVEALLGTDAVFADDLQALRPQTGQRVSAGNVRRALAGSPIVASHKGPECTRVQDAYSLRCAPQVHGAGRDTAAHALAVATAELAAAIDNPVVTPDGRVESNGNFHGAPVAYVLDFLAIAVADLASISERRTDRLLDPARSHGLPAFLAHDAGVDSGLMIAQYTAAGIVSDLKRLAVPASVDSIPSSAMQEDHVSMGWAGARKLRRALDGLTRVVAVEVLTAARGLDLRRPLEPGPVTGAVLAKLRETVEGPGPDRFLAPEIEAAVAAVASGDLLAAARSVTEIH from the coding sequence ATGAGGAACGTGAGAGAAGTCCTCGTGGCCGCCGGCCCGCTGTCCCCGGCCGACGTCGTCGACGTCGCCCGCCACGGCGCCCGGGTCGGGCTCGACCCCGCCGCCCTCGCCGGCGTCGACGCCTCCCGCGCCCGCGTCGAAGCCCTCGCCGGCGACCCCGAACCGCACTACGGCATCTCCACCGGCTTCGGGGCGCTGGCGACCCGGCACATCCCCCTCGACCGGCGGACCCAGCTCCAGCGCAGCCTCGTCCGCTCCCACGCCGCCGGCTCCGGCCCCGAGGTCGAGACCGAGGTCGTGCGCGCCACGATGCTGCTGCGCCTGTCCACGCTGATGACCGGGCGCACCGGGGTCCGCTCCGCCACGGCCCGCGCCTACGCGGGCCTGCTGAACGCCCACCTCACCCCCGTCGTCCCCGAGCACGGCTCGCTGGGCTGCTCCGGCGACCTCGCCCCCCTCGCCCACTGCGCGCTCGCGGTGATGGGCGAGGGCACCGTCCGCACCCGCGACGGGGTGGAGCTCCCCGCCGCGAAGGCGCTCGCCGACGCCGGGCTGGAACCCGTCGTGCTCGCCGAGAAGGAGGGCCTGGCCCTCATCAACGGCACCGACGGGATGCTCGGGCAGCTCGTCCTCGCCCTGGACACCCTCGCCACCCTGTTCGCCACCGCCGACGTCGCCGCCGCCATGAGCGTCGAGGCACTGCTGGGCACCGACGCCGTGTTCGCCGACGACCTGCAGGCCCTGCGGCCCCAGACCGGCCAGCGGGTGTCGGCGGGCAACGTCCGCCGGGCGCTCGCGGGGTCGCCGATCGTCGCCAGCCACAAGGGCCCGGAGTGCACCCGCGTCCAGGACGCGTACTCCCTGCGCTGCGCCCCCCAGGTCCACGGCGCCGGCCGGGACACCGCCGCCCACGCCCTGGCCGTCGCGACGGCCGAGCTCGCCGCGGCGATCGACAACCCCGTCGTCACCCCCGACGGGCGGGTGGAGTCCAACGGGAACTTCCACGGCGCCCCGGTCGCCTACGTCCTGGACTTCCTCGCCATCGCCGTCGCGGACCTGGCGAGCATCAGCGAACGGCGCACCGACCGGTTGCTGGACCCCGCCCGCAGCCACGGCCTGCCGGCGTTCCTGGCCCACGACGCGGGCGTCGACTCCGGCCTGATGATCGCCCAGTACACCGCGGCCGGGATCGTCAGCGACCTCAAGCGCCTCGCCGTCCCCGCCTCCGTCGACTCCATCCCGAGCTCGGCCATGCAGGAGGACCACGTCTCGATGGGGTGGGCGGGGGCGCGCAAGCTCCGCCGCGCCCTCGACGGCCTCACCCGCGTCGTCGCCGTCGAGGTGCTGACCGCCGCCCGCGGTCTGGACCTGCGGAGACCCCTGGAACCCGGCCCCGTCACCGGCGCCGTGCTCGCGAAGCTCCGCGAGACCGTCGAGGGCCCCGGGCCCGACCGCTTCCTCGCCCCCGAGATCGAGGCCGCCGTGGCCGCCGTCGCCTCGGGGGACCTGCTCGCCGCCGCCCGTTCCGTCACCGAGATCCACTGA